The following coding sequences lie in one Pseudomonas monsensis genomic window:
- a CDS encoding translocation/assembly module TamB domain-containing protein: MKRGLKISAVVLLALLLLIVLSISAVLGTQAGSRWALGWMPGLSVENFQGRLGGQWSADHLAWQQDSSRVELDKPIFAWSPLCLTRMTLCIDQLKADQVILQFPPSEETTDSGPIKLPDLQLPVAIELGDVQVGSLLFNGSEQLKGLQLAAHWTAKGMQIDSVKLQRDDLSLNLSGLLQPTGNWPLNIAGDLSLPSVGTSPWTLALKVDGDLLKTLKLHADSRGYLDGQLNGELQPLAENLPAKVRITAEAFKPSADLPDTLQLNQLVLTGEGDLKNGYQLNGNATLPADKGPVALLLKGKVDASGAQIAGLDLTANDKQSLALTGSVDWSKGLTAQANINWQDFPWHRLYSEIDEPQVALRTFTGEVSYTDGQYIGNFAAALDGPAGAFSLSSPFSGSLKQIALPQLKMEAGQGKAEGHVNVQFADGIAWDTALELSALNPAYWVAELPGTLAGPLKSKGEMKNERLSLTADLDLKGKLRGQPAILQAKADGAGEQWNLNALQIRLGDNSINGKGSLQQKLTGQIDIKLTRLAQLWPQLRGQVTGQVNVAGTLKAPQGKLDLQGAQLAFQDNRLQSLNLDASLDNAQRAKVDLKGSGIQAGDTNLGVLTASAQGDIKSQKLNLDLIGPKLKLALGLDGNLDKGNWRGRLASGDIQAGGQDWKLQNPARLERLADGKINFGAHCWMSGNASLCGEDQRLLPEPKLRYHLKQFPIESLAQWLPKDFAWQGKLNADLQLDLPASGPNGVVSIDASGGTLRMKEKDQWLDFPYQTLKLTSKLTPKRIDTDLNFVGGKLGELMVQAQLNPLPKNKPLSGSFRLSGLDLSVARPFVPMVEKLTGHLNGSGTISGGLLAPLVNGTVKLSDGEVSGAELPLELKDLQLQAVIAGEAVRLDGGWKSGKTGQGSLNGNVAWGQALMVDLALKGTQLPVTVEPYAKLEVAPDLKISMAGDELKIAGKVQVPRGEITVRELPPSTVKVSDDTIIVGAQTEEGKPPMAMKMDIDVVVGEDKLSFAGFGLTANLQGHVHIGDNMDTRGELWLNDGRYRAYGQRLNVRRARLLFAGPIDQPYLDIEAIRQTDDVIAGIRLSGSAEQPTTQIFSEPAMSQEQALSYLVLGRPLSTNGEDNNMLAQAALGLGLMGSSGVTSGLAKDLGIQDFQLDTQGSGNTTSVVASGNISEKLSLRYGVGVFEPASTIALRYKLSKKVYLEAASGVASSLDIFYKRDF, from the coding sequence GTGAAGCGTGGTTTGAAAATATCCGCAGTGGTGCTGTTGGCGCTGCTGCTGTTGATTGTCTTGAGCATCAGCGCCGTGCTCGGCACCCAAGCGGGCAGTCGCTGGGCGCTGGGGTGGATGCCCGGTCTGAGCGTGGAGAATTTCCAGGGCCGCCTCGGCGGGCAGTGGAGCGCCGATCATCTGGCATGGCAGCAGGACAGCAGTCGGGTCGAGCTGGACAAGCCGATCTTCGCCTGGTCGCCGCTGTGCCTGACCCGCATGACCCTGTGCATCGACCAGCTCAAGGCGGATCAGGTCATTCTGCAATTCCCGCCGAGCGAGGAGACGACTGACAGTGGCCCGATCAAACTGCCGGACCTGCAACTGCCGGTGGCTATCGAACTCGGTGACGTGCAAGTCGGCAGCCTGCTGTTCAACGGCAGCGAGCAGCTCAAGGGCCTGCAACTGGCGGCGCACTGGACCGCCAAGGGGATGCAGATCGACAGCGTCAAACTGCAACGCGACGATCTGAGTCTGAACCTCTCCGGCCTGCTGCAACCGACCGGCAACTGGCCGTTGAACATCGCCGGCGACCTGAGCCTGCCATCGGTCGGCACAAGCCCCTGGACGCTGGCGCTCAAGGTTGACGGCGACCTGCTGAAAACCCTCAAACTGCATGCCGACAGCCGCGGTTACCTCGATGGCCAGTTGAACGGCGAGCTGCAACCGCTGGCGGAAAACCTGCCGGCCAAGGTGCGCATCACTGCGGAGGCGTTCAAACCGAGCGCTGATCTGCCGGACACCCTGCAACTCAATCAATTGGTACTGACCGGCGAAGGTGACCTGAAAAACGGCTATCAGCTAAACGGCAATGCCACGTTGCCCGCCGACAAAGGCCCGGTGGCGCTGCTGCTCAAAGGCAAGGTCGACGCCAGCGGTGCGCAGATCGCCGGCCTCGACCTGACGGCCAACGACAAACAAAGCCTCGCACTCACCGGCAGCGTCGACTGGAGCAAAGGCCTCACGGCTCAGGCCAACATCAATTGGCAGGATTTTCCGTGGCATCGGCTGTATTCCGAGATTGACGAGCCGCAAGTCGCCTTGCGTACCTTCACTGGCGAAGTCTCCTACACCGACGGTCAATACATCGGTAACTTCGCCGCCGCACTGGATGGCCCGGCGGGGGCGTTCAGCCTGAGCAGTCCGTTCAGCGGCAGCCTGAAACAGATCGCTTTGCCGCAACTGAAAATGGAAGCCGGGCAGGGCAAGGCCGAGGGGCATGTGAACGTGCAGTTCGCCGACGGCATCGCCTGGGACACTGCGCTAGAACTGTCAGCGTTGAACCCGGCGTACTGGGTCGCCGAGTTGCCGGGCACATTAGCTGGACCGCTGAAAAGTAAAGGCGAGATGAAGAACGAGCGCCTGAGCCTGACCGCCGACCTCGACTTGAAAGGCAAACTGCGCGGTCAGCCGGCGATCCTGCAAGCCAAGGCTGACGGTGCCGGCGAGCAATGGAACCTCAACGCCCTGCAAATCCGCCTCGGTGACAACAGCATCAACGGCAAGGGCAGCCTGCAACAGAAACTCACCGGGCAGATCGACATCAAGCTGACACGGCTGGCCCAGCTCTGGCCGCAGCTGCGCGGGCAGGTCACTGGCCAGGTCAACGTCGCCGGTACGCTGAAAGCACCGCAAGGCAAGCTCGACCTGCAAGGTGCGCAACTGGCATTCCAGGACAATCGCCTGCAAAGCCTCAACCTCGATGCCAGCCTCGACAATGCGCAACGGGCGAAGGTCGATCTGAAGGGCAGCGGGATTCAGGCCGGCGACACTAACCTCGGCGTGTTGACCGCCAGCGCCCAGGGCGACATCAAAAGCCAGAAGCTCAACCTCGACCTGATCGGGCCGAAACTGAAACTGGCCTTGGGGCTGGACGGCAATCTGGACAAGGGCAACTGGCGCGGACGTCTGGCCAGTGGTGACATTCAGGCCGGTGGGCAGGACTGGAAACTGCAAAACCCGGCCAGGCTCGAACGCCTGGCTGACGGCAAGATCAACTTCGGCGCGCATTGCTGGATGTCCGGCAATGCCAGCCTGTGCGGTGAAGACCAGCGGCTGCTGCCCGAGCCGAAATTGCGCTACCACCTCAAGCAATTCCCGATCGAAAGCCTCGCGCAATGGTTGCCGAAGGATTTCGCCTGGCAGGGCAAGCTCAACGCCGACCTGCAACTGGACCTGCCGGCCAGCGGCCCGAACGGCGTGGTCAGTATCGACGCCAGCGGCGGCACTTTGCGCATGAAGGAAAAGGATCAGTGGCTGGACTTTCCGTACCAGACCCTGAAACTCACCAGCAAACTCACACCGAAGCGCATCGACACAGACCTGAACTTCGTCGGCGGCAAGCTTGGCGAACTGATGGTGCAGGCCCAGCTCAATCCACTGCCAAAGAACAAACCGCTGAGCGGCTCGTTCCGTCTTAGCGGGCTGGATCTGTCGGTGGCGCGGCCGTTTGTACCGATGGTCGAAAAGCTCACCGGGCACTTGAACGGCAGTGGCACGATTTCCGGCGGGCTGCTGGCGCCGCTGGTCAACGGCACGGTGAAACTCAGCGACGGCGAAGTCTCCGGCGCCGAGTTGCCGCTGGAACTGAAGGATCTGCAACTGCAAGCGGTGATCGCCGGTGAAGCGGTGCGCCTCGACGGTGGCTGGAAGAGCGGCAAGACCGGCCAGGGCAGCCTCAACGGCAACGTCGCCTGGGGCCAGGCGCTGATGGTCGATCTGGCGTTGAAAGGCACGCAGTTGCCGGTCACCGTCGAGCCCTACGCCAAGCTGGAAGTAGCACCGGACCTGAAGATTTCCATGGCCGGCGACGAGTTGAAAATTGCCGGCAAGGTGCAGGTGCCGAGAGGCGAAATCACTGTGCGCGAACTGCCGCCCTCGACGGTGAAAGTCTCCGACGACACGATCATCGTCGGTGCGCAGACCGAAGAGGGCAAGCCGCCGATGGCGATGAAAATGGACATCGACGTGGTGGTCGGCGAAGACAAACTGAGTTTTGCCGGCTTCGGCCTGACCGCCAACCTGCAAGGTCACGTGCACATCGGCGACAACATGGACACCCGCGGCGAACTGTGGCTCAACGACGGCCGATACCGCGCCTACGGCCAGCGCCTGAACGTGCGCCGTGCGCGTCTGTTGTTCGCCGGCCCCATCGATCAGCCGTATCTGGACATCGAAGCGATTCGCCAGACCGATGACGTGATCGCCGGTATTCGCCTGAGCGGCAGCGCCGAGCAGCCGACCACGCAGATCTTCTCCGAGCCGGCCATGAGCCAGGAGCAGGCGTTGTCGTATCTGGTCCTCGGGCGGCCGCTGAGCACCAACGGCGAAGACAACAACATGCTCGCGCAAGCGGCGTTGGGGCTAGGCCTGATGGGCAGTTCCGGGGTGACCAGCGGGCTGGCCAAGGACCTGGGCATTCAGGACTTCCAGCTCGACACCCAAGGCAGTGGCAACACCACCAGCGTGGTCGCCAGTGGCAACATTTCCGAGAAGCTCAGTTTGCGTTATGGCGTCGGCGTGTTCGAACCGGCCAGTACCATTGCGCTGCGTTACAAGCTGAGCAAGAAGGTCTATCTGGAAGCGGCCAGCGGTGTCGCCAGTTCGCTGGATATCTTCTACAAGCGCGATTTCTAG
- a CDS encoding autotransporter assembly complex protein TamA yields the protein MKFPGRFTSGVLMLLTSCAALAQSELDVRIKPSNDELKANIEGYIGSLGDRDEAALLRFSRGAEEQARKAAQALGYYQPQIDSDVKGGEKPRLVLKIDPGEPIRLRNVTIRVDGPAAALKSFRVPNSDVLKSGAVLNHGRYEDAKRLIQNQASRFGFFSGHFTSQKLMVDPRAGVADIELIYDSGPRYALGKVKFEGDTPFDEDLLQRMVPFKEGEPYDSELIAELNRDLQSSGYFEGVRVDAAPTAAKNDVIPVDVKLDTRKPRTMGLGLGYSTDVGPRIKANWTRHWVNPQGDSYGWEAELSAPRQNVGLFYDIPLDPPLTDKLRWAGGYQYEDIDGSDTLSKLLTFGPEWHSKLPSGWQRVISLKWQREEYQLGDDSGLSTLLMPGISYSYLKSDNRIDPHNGYRLTFESKVAKEGLGSDNNLLYGTALIKGLTTVFDNHRFLGRVQVGGSATNGYNSVPPSLRFFAGGDQSVRGYDYQSLSPENAKGDRIGGRYMVAGSVEYQYSIAEKWRVATFVDQGNSFNKLELPNLKTGVGIGVRWVSPVGPIRLDLAHALDDDGGIRLHFSMGPEL from the coding sequence ATGAAGTTTCCAGGAAGATTTACCAGTGGCGTGCTCATGCTGTTAACCAGCTGCGCGGCGCTGGCGCAAAGTGAATTGGATGTGCGGATCAAACCGTCCAACGATGAACTGAAGGCCAATATAGAGGGCTATATCGGCAGCCTCGGCGATCGTGACGAAGCAGCGTTGCTGCGCTTCAGTCGCGGTGCCGAGGAGCAGGCGCGCAAGGCCGCCCAGGCCTTGGGCTACTACCAGCCGCAGATCGACAGCGACGTCAAGGGCGGGGAAAAACCGCGGCTTGTGCTGAAAATTGATCCCGGCGAGCCGATTCGCCTGCGTAACGTCACCATCCGTGTCGACGGCCCGGCGGCCGCTCTCAAATCCTTTCGTGTACCGAACAGCGACGTGCTCAAGTCCGGCGCGGTGCTCAACCATGGTCGCTACGAAGACGCCAAACGGCTGATCCAGAACCAGGCCTCGCGTTTCGGCTTTTTCAGCGGCCATTTCACCAGCCAGAAACTCATGGTCGACCCGCGCGCGGGGGTGGCCGACATCGAACTGATCTACGACAGCGGCCCGCGCTATGCACTGGGCAAAGTCAAATTCGAAGGCGACACACCGTTCGACGAAGACCTGCTGCAACGCATGGTGCCGTTCAAGGAAGGCGAACCGTATGACTCCGAGTTGATTGCCGAACTCAACCGCGACCTGCAATCGAGCGGTTATTTCGAAGGCGTGCGCGTTGATGCCGCGCCCACGGCGGCGAAGAACGACGTGATTCCGGTGGACGTCAAACTCGACACGCGCAAGCCGCGCACCATGGGCCTGGGCCTCGGTTATTCGACCGACGTCGGCCCACGGATCAAGGCCAACTGGACCCGCCACTGGGTCAATCCGCAAGGCGACAGCTACGGCTGGGAAGCCGAACTGTCGGCACCACGGCAGAACGTCGGGCTGTTCTATGACATCCCGCTCGACCCGCCGCTGACCGACAAACTGCGCTGGGCCGGCGGTTATCAATATGAAGACATCGACGGTTCCGACACCCTGAGCAAGCTGCTGACGTTCGGCCCGGAATGGCACAGCAAGCTGCCCAGCGGCTGGCAGCGGGTCATTTCGTTGAAATGGCAGCGTGAGGAATACCAGCTCGGTGACGACTCCGGTCTCAGCACCTTGCTGATGCCCGGTATCAGTTACTCGTACCTGAAAAGCGACAACCGCATCGACCCGCACAATGGCTATCGCCTGACGTTTGAAAGCAAAGTGGCGAAGGAAGGCCTCGGCTCGGACAACAACCTGCTCTATGGCACCGCGTTGATCAAAGGCCTGACCACCGTATTCGACAACCATCGCTTCCTCGGGCGGGTGCAGGTCGGCGGCAGTGCCACCAACGGCTACAACTCGGTACCGCCGTCGCTGCGCTTCTTCGCCGGTGGTGACCAGAGCGTGCGCGGTTACGACTACCAGAGCCTGTCCCCGGAAAACGCCAAGGGCGACCGTATCGGCGGGCGCTACATGGTCGCCGGCAGCGTCGAGTATCAATATTCGATCGCCGAGAAATGGCGGGTGGCGACCTTCGTCGACCAGGGCAACTCCTTCAACAAACTCGAACTGCCGAACCTCAAGACCGGGGTCGGTATCGGTGTGCGCTGGGTCTCGCCGGTGGGGCCGATCCGCCTCGACCTGGCCCACGCGCTGGACGACGATGGCGGCATCCGGCTGCACTTTTCCATGGGGCCTGAGCTGTGA
- a CDS encoding GNAT family N-acetyltransferase has translation MPETQTAIADIHMLDRGYSREARSLLYQAYRHEPTFGYLFEAERPGYEQRVRATVRELVKQHFLQELPAIGLLVNDRLIGIALIAPPQRRLGITESWAWRLRMVLSTGLRCTRRYLEYHNAVAACVPGDSVHMLPLLGVHPQFQGKHFGEQLLTAVHNWCAVDETSQGVVLDTGNPRYLEFYKRQGYEEIGEVAVGPVREHVFFHANPQLLQTAMA, from the coding sequence ATGCCTGAAACCCAGACCGCCATCGCCGATATTCACATGCTCGACCGCGGTTATTCCCGCGAAGCCCGATCGCTGCTGTATCAGGCCTATCGCCACGAACCGACCTTCGGTTACCTGTTCGAGGCCGAGCGGCCCGGCTATGAGCAACGGGTGCGCGCCACCGTGCGGGAGCTGGTCAAACAGCATTTTCTGCAGGAACTGCCGGCCATCGGCCTGTTGGTCAACGACCGGTTGATCGGCATCGCCCTGATCGCACCGCCACAGCGTCGCCTGGGGATTACCGAAAGCTGGGCATGGCGCCTGCGCATGGTGCTCAGCACCGGTTTGCGCTGCACTCGGCGTTATCTGGAGTACCACAATGCCGTCGCCGCCTGTGTGCCCGGCGATTCGGTGCACATGCTGCCGCTGCTCGGGGTGCACCCGCAGTTCCAGGGCAAACATTTCGGCGAGCAACTGCTGACCGCCGTGCACAACTGGTGCGCCGTCGATGAAACCTCTCAAGGCGTGGTGCTCGACACCGGCAACCCGCGATACCTGGAATTCTATAAACGTCAGGGTTATGAGGAGATTGGCGAAGTTGCCGTCGGCCCGGTGCGTGAACACGTATTTTTTCACGCCAATCCACAGCTGTTACAAACAGCAATGGCTTGA
- the xthA gene encoding exodeoxyribonuclease III: protein MKIVSFNINGLRARPHQLAALIEKHQPDVIGLQETKVHDDQFPLEEVRALGYHVYFHGQKGHYGVALLSRNEPIAVHKGFATDEEDAQRRFIWGTFADANGVPVTIMNGYFPQGESRDHPTKFPAKQRFYSDLQALLESQFHNEQPLVVMGDVNISPEDSDIGIGPDNMKRWLKTGKCSFLPEEREWMARLKNWGLTDSYRHLNPDVTDRFSWFDYRSRGFEDEPKRGLRIDVILASHGLLPRVKDAGVDYELRGMEKPSDHAPIWLELA from the coding sequence ATGAAGATCGTTTCCTTCAACATCAACGGACTGCGCGCCCGTCCGCATCAGCTGGCAGCGCTGATCGAAAAACACCAGCCGGACGTGATCGGCCTGCAGGAAACCAAAGTCCACGACGACCAGTTCCCGCTCGAAGAAGTGCGCGCCCTCGGCTACCACGTGTATTTCCACGGCCAGAAAGGCCATTACGGCGTCGCCCTGCTCTCGCGCAACGAGCCGATCGCTGTTCACAAAGGCTTCGCCACCGATGAAGAAGACGCCCAGCGCCGTTTCATCTGGGGTACGTTCGCCGACGCCAATGGCGTGCCGGTGACCATCATGAACGGCTACTTCCCGCAGGGCGAAAGCCGCGACCACCCGACCAAATTCCCCGCCAAACAGCGTTTCTACAGTGATCTGCAGGCCCTGCTGGAAAGCCAGTTCCACAACGAACAGCCGCTGGTGGTGATGGGCGATGTGAACATTTCCCCGGAAGACAGCGACATCGGCATCGGCCCGGACAACATGAAGCGCTGGCTGAAAACCGGCAAATGCAGCTTCCTGCCGGAAGAACGCGAGTGGATGGCGCGCCTGAAAAACTGGGGCCTGACCGACAGCTATCGCCACTTGAACCCGGACGTCACCGACAGGTTCAGCTGGTTCGACTACCGCAGCCGTGGCTTTGAAGATGAGCCGAAACGTGGCCTGCGCATCGACGTGATCCTCGCCTCCCATGGTCTGTTGCCACGGGTCAAGGACGCGGGCGTGGACTATGAATTGCGCGGGATGGAAAAACCGTCGGATCACGCGCCGATCTGGCTGGAACTGGCCTGA
- a CDS encoding substrate-binding domain-containing protein, translated as MTLRVLFVFLSSAWLSVSAATLPISENGPVLRIQGSNTIGAALGPALVEGLLQEQGLLKVHRETPDTANEQRVVGQTAQGKRVVVDIAAHGSSTGFTALKAAAADLAASSRPIKDSELLSLQALGDMKSPEAEQVIAIDGLAIILHPDNPLQQLDTEQLARIFAGEVKTWEALGGRGGSIHLYARDDQSGTYDTFKELVLNRRGKSLNSAAKRFESSEQLSDAVSADPQGIGFIGLPYVRQAKAVAIADGASQSMLPFNSLIATEDYPLSRRLFFYLPPDSNHPWAKALVAFAQSPQGQAIVAANGFISQTVHAMSVAPNALMPEGYQSLSRHAQRLTVNFRFEEGSANLDNKARQDLARVLDYIERHDKTDRAVTLVGFGDEKDDPARADLLSKLRAMAVRRELVKNGVVLREVRGFGALMPVAANSADEGRIKNRRVEVWVY; from the coding sequence ATGACCCTGCGTGTTCTGTTCGTTTTTCTGTCGAGTGCATGGCTGTCGGTGTCTGCCGCCACCCTGCCCATCTCTGAAAACGGCCCGGTGTTGCGCATTCAGGGTTCCAACACCATCGGCGCGGCGCTTGGCCCCGCATTGGTCGAGGGCCTGTTGCAGGAACAAGGCTTGCTCAAAGTCCACCGCGAAACCCCGGACACCGCCAACGAACAACGCGTCGTCGGCCAGACCGCGCAAGGTAAACGCGTGGTCGTGGACATCGCCGCTCACGGTTCCAGCACCGGCTTCACGGCGCTGAAAGCCGCCGCTGCCGACCTCGCCGCGTCATCCCGTCCGATCAAGGACAGCGAACTGCTGAGCCTGCAAGCGCTCGGCGACATGAAGAGTCCTGAAGCCGAGCAAGTCATCGCCATCGACGGCCTGGCAATCATCCTGCACCCCGACAATCCGCTGCAGCAGCTCGACACCGAGCAACTGGCGCGGATCTTCGCCGGCGAGGTGAAAACCTGGGAAGCGCTTGGCGGGCGTGGCGGGTCGATTCATTTATATGCGCGTGATGACCAGTCCGGCACCTACGACACGTTTAAGGAACTGGTCCTCAATCGTCGCGGGAAAAGTCTGAACAGCGCGGCGAAACGCTTTGAGTCCAGCGAGCAATTGTCCGACGCGGTCAGCGCCGATCCGCAGGGCATTGGCTTTATCGGTTTGCCCTATGTGCGTCAGGCCAAAGCCGTGGCGATTGCCGATGGCGCGTCGCAATCAATGCTCCCCTTCAACAGCCTGATCGCCACCGAGGACTATCCGCTGTCGCGGCGCTTGTTCTTCTACCTACCGCCCGACAGCAACCATCCATGGGCGAAGGCGTTGGTTGCGTTTGCGCAAAGTCCGCAGGGGCAGGCAATCGTCGCAGCCAACGGTTTTATCAGCCAGACCGTACACGCCATGAGCGTCGCGCCGAATGCACTGATGCCCGAGGGCTATCAATCCCTCAGCCGCCACGCCCAACGTCTGACGGTGAACTTCCGTTTCGAGGAAGGCAGCGCGAACCTGGACAATAAGGCGCGTCAGGATCTCGCCCGCGTACTCGACTATATAGAACGCCATGACAAAACCGACCGGGCGGTGACGCTGGTGGGCTTTGGTGATGAAAAGGATGACCCGGCGCGGGCGGATTTATTGTCGAAACTGCGCGCGATGGCGGTGCGACGGGAGTTGGTGAAGAACGGCGTGGTGTTGCGTGAGGTACGCGGGTTTGGCGCGTTGATGCCGGTGGCGGCGAACAGCGCGGATGAGGGGCGAATCAAGAATCGGCGGGTTGAGGTTTGGGTGTATTGA
- a CDS encoding acyl-CoA dehydrogenase: MDFAYSPKVQELRERVTAFMDTYVYPAEAVFERQVAEGDRWQPTAIMEELKARAKAEGLWNLFLPESELGAGLTNLEYAPLAEIMGRSLLGPEPFNCSAPDTGNMEVLVRYANEEQKQRWLEPLLRGEIRSAFAMTEPDVASSDATNMAARAVRDGDEWVINGKKWWTSGACDPRCKILIFMGLSNPDAPRHAQHSMILVPVDTPGVKILRPLPVFGYDDAPHGHAEVLFDNVRVPYENVLLGEGRGFEIAQGRLGPGRIHHCMRSIGMAERALELMCKRSVSRTAFGKPLARLGGNVDKIADSRMEIDMARLLTLKAAYMMDTVGNKVAKSEIAQIKVVAPNVALRVIDRAIQMHGGAGVSNDFPLAYMYAMQRTLRLADGPDEVHRAAIGKFEIGKYVPKEMLRSER; this comes from the coding sequence ATGGATTTCGCTTATTCGCCCAAGGTGCAAGAACTGCGTGAGCGCGTGACCGCGTTCATGGACACTTACGTTTACCCGGCCGAAGCCGTGTTCGAACGCCAGGTTGCCGAAGGCGATCGGTGGCAACCAACGGCGATCATGGAAGAGCTCAAAGCCAGGGCGAAGGCTGAAGGTCTGTGGAACTTGTTTCTGCCCGAGTCAGAACTCGGCGCCGGCCTCACCAACCTGGAATACGCACCCCTGGCGGAAATCATGGGCCGCTCGTTGCTCGGTCCTGAGCCGTTCAACTGCTCGGCGCCGGACACCGGCAACATGGAAGTGCTGGTGCGCTACGCCAATGAAGAACAGAAACAGCGCTGGCTCGAACCGCTGCTGCGCGGCGAGATCCGTTCGGCGTTCGCCATGACCGAACCGGACGTTGCCTCGTCCGACGCCACCAACATGGCCGCCCGCGCCGTGCGCGATGGCGACGAGTGGGTGATCAACGGCAAGAAGTGGTGGACCTCCGGCGCGTGCGATCCGCGTTGCAAGATCCTGATCTTCATGGGCCTGAGCAATCCCGACGCTCCGCGTCACGCCCAGCACTCGATGATCCTCGTGCCGGTCGACACCCCCGGGGTGAAAATCCTCCGTCCGCTACCGGTATTCGGTTATGACGATGCGCCCCACGGTCACGCCGAAGTGCTGTTCGACAACGTGCGAGTGCCGTACGAAAACGTTCTGCTCGGTGAGGGCCGCGGTTTCGAAATCGCTCAGGGGCGACTTGGCCCAGGCCGCATTCACCACTGCATGCGTTCGATCGGCATGGCCGAGCGTGCGCTGGAATTGATGTGCAAGCGTTCAGTGAGTCGCACCGCGTTCGGCAAACCCTTGGCGCGTCTGGGCGGGAATGTCGACAAGATCGCCGACTCGCGGATGGAAATCGACATGGCACGCCTGCTGACATTGAAAGCGGCCTACATGATGGACACCGTCGGTAACAAAGTGGCGAAGAGCGAGATCGCGCAGATCAAGGTGGTTGCGCCGAATGTGGCGCTGCGGGTGATCGACCGGGCGATCCAGATGCATGGCGGGGCCGGGGTGTCGAACGATTTCCCGCTGGCCTACATGTACGCCATGCAGCGCACCCTGCGCCTGGCCGACGGCCCGGACGAAGTGCACCGCGCAGCGATTGGCAAGTTCGAGATCGGCAAGTATGTGCCGAAAGAGATGCTGCGCAGCGAGCGCTGA
- a CDS encoding LysR family transcriptional regulator, whose protein sequence is MNLSKVDLNLFIVFDAIYTEANLTRAGQIVGITQPAVSNALARLRETFNDPLFVRTAQGMVPTPMAQNIIGPVRNALSLLRVSVQESRIFNPAQAVKTYRISMTDLTEAVILPPLFQRLRRLAPTVIIESFLSKRRETTKELAAGRLDFAVDAPLNTDPQVRHVKLMEDRYVCAMRKGHPMAGKEKLSLDDYLSLTHIHISSRRSGLGYVDLALGKMGIQRKIALRSQHYLMASQVMQQTDMVMTVPERFARRHELQAFNLPVNDVPPVETHLYWHESTDQDPANRWMREQMIELCQQVTAQEKKLDKQAV, encoded by the coding sequence ATGAATCTGAGTAAGGTCGACCTCAACCTTTTCATCGTCTTCGACGCGATCTACACCGAAGCCAACCTGACCCGCGCCGGGCAGATTGTCGGCATCACCCAGCCGGCGGTGTCCAACGCCCTGGCGCGGTTGCGTGAAACCTTCAACGACCCGCTGTTCGTGCGCACAGCCCAGGGCATGGTGCCGACGCCGATGGCGCAGAACATCATCGGCCCGGTGCGCAACGCCCTGTCGCTGCTGCGCGTATCGGTTCAGGAAAGCCGCATTTTCAACCCGGCGCAAGCGGTCAAGACCTACCGCATCAGCATGACCGACCTCACCGAAGCGGTGATTCTGCCGCCGCTGTTCCAGCGCCTGCGTCGTCTGGCGCCGACGGTGATCATCGAAAGTTTTCTGTCCAAACGCCGGGAAACCACCAAGGAACTGGCCGCCGGGCGCCTCGACTTCGCCGTGGATGCGCCGCTCAACACCGACCCGCAGGTGCGCCACGTCAAATTGATGGAAGACCGTTACGTCTGCGCGATGCGCAAGGGTCACCCCATGGCGGGCAAGGAAAAACTGTCGCTGGATGATTACCTGTCGCTGACCCACATCCATATTTCCAGCCGCCGCAGCGGCCTGGGGTATGTCGATCTGGCCCTCGGCAAAATGGGCATTCAGCGCAAGATTGCCCTGCGCTCGCAGCACTATCTGATGGCATCGCAGGTGATGCAACAGACCGACATGGTCATGACGGTGCCGGAGCGGTTTGCCCGACGCCATGAACTGCAGGCGTTCAATTTACCGGTGAATGATGTGCCGCCGGTGGAAACGCACCTGTATTGGCATGAAAGCACCGATCAGGATCCGGCCAATCGCTGGATGCGAGAACAGATGATCGAGTTGTGCCAGCAGGTGACGGCGCAGGAGAAGAAGCTGGATAAGCAGGCGGTTTGA